Below is a window of Candidatus Edwardsbacteria bacterium DNA.
TGTTGTCGTCGGACACCCGGACGAACAGCGCCAGGTCGGTGGCGTCCTGTTCCTTTCCGGCTTCAGCCGAATCTGGCTTGGCAGCAACCTTCTGCTGGCGGATCTTGGACCGCTGGTCGCGGTAAAGAATATAGGCCTTGGCGGTCTTGGCATGGCCGCGTTCTATCAAGACTTTTTCCACGGCATCCTGGACCTGTTCCACGTTGGGCAGATGGTCGCCCTTGGAGGAATACAAAAAGAGCACCACCTCGTCGGCCAGGTTCTCGGAGACGCTGCTGTCCGAGCCGCCCACCGCCTGGGCCGCCTGAAAGATGGCCTCGGTGATCTTGCGTTTGTCGAAATTGACTATATTGCCGTTGCGCTTCTGGACCAGATGGAACATCTTGCTGGCCAGCGAGCTGTGCAGGTCCTTGATCTTCTCTCCGGCAAATAAAAAGCGGGGAGGTTCCTGGGGATCGGGGGTGGTTGGACTGGCTAGTAGCTCACGGTTTTTATCTGGCATTGCTCCCTCACTTTTTTATATTTTTCTGCTGGCTTTTTTCGGAGAATGATTTGGCCGCATCGGCGAATTCGGACACTTCCCGGAAGGAACGGTAGACCGAGGCAAAACGCACATAGGCCACCCCGTCCAGCTCCTGGAGATGCTTCATCACATGTTCTCCTATGACGTCGGCCGGCACCTCATTGTGGCCCCCCGCCTGGAGTTCGTTCTCGATGGTCTCCACCATCCTCTCCAGGGCATCGATGCTGATGGGCCTTTTTTCCACCGCCCGACGAATGCCGGAAATAAGCTTCTGGTGGTCAAAAGCCTCCCGCCGGCCGTCCTTTTTAACGACCATCAGAGCGGATTCTATGTACTCGTAGGTGGTGTAACGGCGATGGCACTGCAGGCACTCCCTGCGGCGGCGTATGGCCTGGCCATCCTTACATAAGCGGGAGTCGATCACCTTATCCTTGGGGAAAGTACAGGCTGGACATTTCATGGTGTACCCCTTTATTTTGTGGCAAGGGGGTAATTATGCACCATATATGGCCTGATGTCAAGTCTAAAATCAGCCCTGGAGGGAATATTTTGTGACTTTTTTTGTTCTTTTTGGTATCCATTTTGCATAACCATATTTATAACATATTGCGTGGCAA
It encodes the following:
- the nrdR gene encoding transcriptional regulator NrdR, with protein sequence MKCPACTFPKDKVIDSRLCKDGQAIRRRRECLQCHRRYTTYEYIESALMVVKKDGRREAFDHQKLISGIRRAVEKRPISIDALERMVETIENELQAGGHNEVPADVIGEHVMKHLQELDGVAYVRFASVYRSFREVSEFADAAKSFSEKSQQKNIKK